A region of Fibrobacter sp. UWT2 DNA encodes the following proteins:
- a CDS encoding RNA polymerase sigma factor: MILQHLKGGSREALSLLWQAHSANVLNLAFRMMKDRDEAEDILMDVFVQAPKAVQGFRGESALGTWLYRLTVNACLMKLRAQKRHRELEEEKLDVIIEEVLGKDDAKNEYFDAELLEKGLAELPAETRSMLWLKDAEDLDVKDLAEIYKMPEGTIKARLSRARHFVKNYLKERKNHA, translated from the coding sequence GTGATACTTCAACACCTTAAAGGCGGCAGCCGCGAAGCTCTAAGCCTGCTTTGGCAGGCCCACAGCGCGAACGTGCTGAATTTGGCTTTTAGGATGATGAAGGACCGCGACGAGGCCGAAGACATTCTGATGGATGTCTTTGTGCAAGCCCCCAAAGCCGTCCAAGGCTTTCGAGGCGAATCGGCCCTCGGGACATGGCTTTATAGGCTCACGGTAAACGCCTGCCTCATGAAGCTGCGCGCCCAAAAGCGACACCGCGAACTCGAAGAAGAAAAGCTTGATGTCATTATAGAAGAGGTACTTGGAAAAGACGACGCCAAAAATGAATACTTCGACGCAGAACTTCTAGAAAAGGGCCTAGCGGAACTCCCGGCAGAAACCCGCAGTATGCTCTGGCTCAAGGATGCCGAAGACTTGGATGTAAAGGACCTCGCCGAAATCTACAAGATGCCCGAAGGAACCATTAAAGCAAGGCTTAGCCGCGCAAGACACTTTGTGAAGAACTATTTAAAGGAGCGTAAGAACCATGCCTAA